The following nucleotide sequence is from Chryseobacterium sp. CY350.
ACTTACCGATAAAACTTTCTTCGATCCAAATATTTCTGCTTATGCAAATGATTTATTAGAAGAAATTCAAGCTAGTGTAAGAGCTAGTAAAAATGGTAAAAATTTATCAAAAATTGACAAAGAAGATCTTCTACAACATGCTTTGGAAAGATATACAAATCACAAAAGATTTTTGGAGGGAACTGAATATGTGTCATTAACTTTTGAACAAATAATTGAAAAACTATGGACATTAAAATATTAAAAATAGAAACTGTATTAAAATTAAAAAATAAAATTCTTTACGGTGTAATTTTGAAAGATAATACAGATTATCAGTTAAATGATATATTTAACTATCTTAAAAATAAAAAAATTAGTTATGGACAGCACGTTGCTAACATTGTAGATTTGGACGGGTATAGGTCTAAAAATAATCCAAATATAATTAATATTTTCTTTACATTAAGTAGTAAAACGTGTTTAAACATAGGAGATGATATAGAGATATCTTAAATACCAAGGCATCACAAAATTATATTGTAAAAGCAGGAGGTGATTTTAAAATGGATTTTCCTAGAATGGCTTCCCGATGCCGCACGATTGTATCGTGTGGCTTTTTGTTTTAACTTTCGAATAACCACATGAATACTCTCGTTTTGTTACAAGGAATATTTTTTCATAAAGCAAATTTAATTGATAAATGCGTAACACGAAATAAATTTTAATTCAAAAAATCTGTAAATTAGCCCCACGTAAAATTTCTATAAAATGGATAAAATACCTAGTGTAGACCTGCGTGATTTCCTTTCGGGTGACCCGGAACGCAAACAGAAATTTGTAAATGAAATCGGAAAAGCTTACGAAGAAATTGGTTTTGTTGCCTTAAAAGGACATTTCCTTGATGACCAACTCGTAGATGATCTTTATGAAGAAGTGAAAAACTTCTTTGAACTTCCTACAGAAACCAAACAAAAGTACGAGATCCCCGGAATTGGAGGACAGCGAGGCTATGTAGGTTTTGGAAAAGAAACTGCAAAAGGATTTAAAAAAGGTGATTTGAAAGAGTTTTGGCATTTTGGACAATACGTTTCGGATGACTCAAAATACAAAAGCCAATATCCTGACAATGTAACTGTTGATGAGCTTCCAAAGTTTAATGAAGTCGGAAAAGAAGCCTATCAAATGCTTGAAAAAACAGGGAAATATGTTTTGAGAGCTTTAGCGTTGTATCTTGGTCTTGATGAGTTTTATTTTGACGATAAAATTGCAGAAGGAAATTCTATTTTAAGACCTATTCACTATCCGCCAATTACTCAGGAACCGGATGATGCGGTAAGAGCAGCTGCTCATGGAGACATCAACTTAATTACTCTTTTGATGGGTTCTCAGGGAAAAGGTCTTCAGGTTCAAAATCACAAAGGCGAATGGATTGATGCGATTGCAGAAACGGAGGAACTGATGATTAACGTCGGAGATATGCTTTCGAGACACACCAACAATAAGCTGAAATCTACAATTCACAGAGTGGTTAATCCACCAAGAGAATTGTGGGGGACTTCAAGATATTCCATCCCCTTCTTTATGCATCCGGTAAGCGAAATGTCACTGAATGCGCTTGAAAATTGTGTGGACGAAAATCATCCTAAATTGTATGAAGATACAACTGCAGGAGAATTTTTACATGAACGACTAATCGAATTGGGACTAATAAAAAAATAATTTAAGCCGGGCATTGAGTCCGGTTTTTTTTCATTTTTAACTTTGATACCCCAACAATTTTCTAATCTGATAGAAAAACCTTTCAATCAACCTCAAATCTTGGGTGACGATTTCAGCATTTCCCCTCAGTTCTTTATCAAACTTTAGGGTTTTATTGTAAGACGTTTTTAAACCTTTAGGCAAAACAACATCAACATAATAATTTCCTTTATCGTCGGGAATCAGAGAGATATTCTGAACTTTCCCTTCGATGATTCCGTATTCCTGAAAGCGGTAATTGTCTAATTTAATTAAAACTTTTTGTCCGGTTATAATTTTGCCGGAGTTTGCCGTTGGTACAGACATTCTTCCCACCAATTGCTCAGTATGATCCGGCAAAATTGAGATGATAGGATCACCTGCTTTTACAAATTGATTTTCACCGTAAAACTGCTGAAAACTTGCCATTCCATTGGTAGAAGAAATAATGAGATAAGTTTGTTCCCACTGTTTCAGTGATTTTCTCAACTGCTCAAACAGCTGCAAAGTTTGTGAAGAATAGGTGATTTTATCTTTTTCTGTATTGATTGCGGTTCCGCTTTTTGTTTTATTGAGATTCGAAATACTTTCCTGCATCTGAGATAAAGAAATACTGATGTTTTCTAAATTCTGCTGAGCCTGAAGATATTTTAGTTTTTCACCTTCAAGTTCTACTGCCGCAATTACGCCCTGATTGAATAATTCCTGTGAACGCTTATAATTTTTTAGAGTAAGTTCTGTTTTCGCAGCTTCAAGATTTCTTTGCTGCTTTAAAGCGATGATTCGACTTCGGGATTCTGATAAACTTTGATTAGCTGCCAGATTTTCAGGAGCATACGGTTGCAATCTCGTAAATAAATTCTCATCCTGAAAAGCTTTCGCAAAACTGTTGTAATCACTTTGCAATTCGCCCAATTTATAATGAGAAACATCATTCACGGGAAAAGAAAGCAGTTGATCTGAAGCGATAGAATCTACTATTTTTTTTAATTTTAACACATCCTGATAATTTGCTGTAGACTGCAAAACCAGCATCACCTCGCCTTTTTTTACTTTCTGATGATCCTTTATAAATATCTTTTCGATTTTCGAGCTGCTCCTTGCCTCAATTTTCTCAGGCGGATTTTGTGACGTAACAATGATTGGAGCCGGAACAAATTCAGGATATTTAATGATATAACTCATCGCCAAAATCATTAACAAAATGATCAATATAATCGTGTTGCCCCAACGAAACATCCAATGTGGCGGTTCTGTGAGAATATCCTGAACGCTTTCTGAGCGGAGTTCTATGTTGTCTAAAATGTCTTTTTTAGTTTCCAAGTTCTAACTGATTTTTAACGAGTCTGTAATATTCACCTTTTAAAGATACCAATTCCGCATGATTTCCTTCTTCCACCACTTTTCCCTTATCTAAGACAATTATTTTATCGGCATGTTTTACGGTGGACAATCTGTGAGCAATCACGATGGCCGTTTTACCTTCAAAAAACTGTTCCAGATTTTCCATGATTACTTTTTCATTATTTGCATCTAAAGCACTTGTTGCTTCGTCAAAGAAAATATATTCCGGAGATTTGTAAACCGCTCTTGCGATGAACAATCTTTGTTTTTGTCCGCCACTTACGCCAAGTCCTTCGTTTCCGATCTTCGTATTGTAACTTAACGGTAGTCCTTCAATAAACTCTTTGATATTGGCAATTTCGACTGCTTTTCTAAGTTTTGTTTTATCTACATAATCTTCACCAACAGCAATATTATTGGCAATCGTATCATTAAAAACATAACCTTCCTGCATCACAACGCCGCACTGATCTCTCCAGAATCTCGGTGAGATGTTTTTCATTTGGGTATTCCCTATTTTTATTTCTCCCTCGTTGGGTTCATAAAATTTCATTAATAATTTCAGCAGCGTCGTTTTACCACTTCCACTAGCTCCGACAATGGCTGTTGTTTTTTGATAAGGAATATTTAAACTTAAATTTTCAAAAACAGGAACATCCGAACCGATGTATCTGAAAGACATATTGCTGATCTCTATATCTTTTTCAGGGATTTCGGTAGCATATTGCTCATCTTTGCTTTCTTCATCTTCCTTATCGTGAATTTCGCCCAATCTTTCCAAAGAAATTTTAGCATCCTGAGTTTGTTTGATGAAATCTATTAGTTGTAAAAGCGGACTGTTTAATTGTCCGATAATGTACTGAACAGAAAGCATCATCCCCAAAGTAAGGTTTCCTTCCAAAACCAATTTGGCAGAAAGAAAACTCACCAAAATGTCTTTCATCTGATTGATAAAGTTTCCACCAACGGATTGCCATTGCTCAAGTGAAAGCGATTTTATTCTGAGTTTAAATAATTTAACCTGCAAAAACTCCCAATCCCAACGTTTTTGTTTTTCGGCGTTGTGCATTTTGATTTCCTGCATTCCATTGATCAGTTCAATGACTTTGCTTTGCTCTTGGGAAACCTGTGAAAATCTTTTATAATCGAGTTCTTTTCGTTTTCCGAGGAAAAAAGTGATCCATCCGATATATAAAATCGCCCCAACAAGATAAACAACAAATAATCTGTAATCGTAAAACAGTAAAACGATACTGAAAATAATCAGATTGACTAATGAAAACAGTGTATTTAAAGATGAATTGGTCAAAAGCTGCTCAATTCTGTGATGGTCATTGATTCTCTGCATGATATCTCCCGTCATTCTCGTATCAAAGAAACTTATTGGAAGTTTCATTAATTTAATAAAGAAATCTGAGATGATCGAAATATTAATTCTCGTGGATAGATGAAGTAAAATCCAGCTTCGGATGACTTCAATTCCCATTCTGCCAAGAAAAAGCATGACTTGAGCCAATAAAACCAAATAGATAAAATTAAGATCTTGATTCTGAATTCCCACATCCACAATACTTTGGGTAAGGAAAGGAAGGATAAGCGACAATAAACTTCCTGCTAATAAACCCACCGCCAACTGAACAATCAATGATTTATACTTAAGCAGGTATTTAGAAAGAAAAGAAAAACTGGCTTTACTTTCATGATCATCAAATTCGGTCTGGAAAAAAGCAGGTGTTGTTTCTAGAATCAAAACAATTCCTTCTTCTGTGTTTTCGCTGGCATTTTCGCCGATCCATCGTTTGATAAATTCTTCTCTTGTGTACGTAATCAAACCATAGCTAGGATCAGAAATGTAAACAATGTTATTTTTATCAATTTTATAAATAACTACAAAATGATTTTTGTTCCAGTGTACAATACACGGGAAAGGAACTTCTTCAGCCAAAGTATTAAAATCGATCTGCACTCCCAAAGAACGGAAGCCCAAATCTTCAGCAGCATCACTCAACCCAAGCAAACTGCTTCCTTCTCTTGTCGTTTCTGAAAGGTTACGGATCTGTTGTAGCGAAATGCTTTTTCCGTAATATTTGCTGACTATTCTGAGACAGGTAGGACCGCAGTCTTTGGAATCCGGCTGAAGGTAAAAGGGGAATTTTTTTTTCAAAATTTATGCTGGTTAAACAACACTCAAAAATAGTGATATATTTTTTATATTTTAAAATGAAAAATAAATAATTCATTATTACTAAAAAAAAGTATGTGAAGCATTTCCTGAAAACTTGTTATCGCTTTTAGCCTGTCATTGAAGATCTCTTATCACATTTCGTTCGAGAAAGTATTATTGAGTTTTCGTTTATAAATTTTGACAAATCTGAAATGAGGCTAGAAATCCTAATATTAATAAAAAAAGTTTCATTACTAAATTAATCATAATACATTATTAGAGGTTAATTAAAATTCGTGCCCTGCTTTTCCCACATAGATTTGTAAGCAGAATCTTTGGATATCAAATCATTATGACTTCCTTGTTCTATAATTTGCCCTTCTTTCATAACCAAAATAGTATCAGCATTAGCAATAGTACTTAGACGGTGGGCTATTACGATCATTGTTTTGCCTTGATTTCTAAATTCCTGTAATGTGTTTTGGATGACCTGCTCAGATTCTGTATCCAGTGACGAGGTAGCTTCGTCCAATATCAATATTTCAGGATTTTTATATAAAGCTCTTGCTATTGCTATTCTCTGTTTTTGTCCACCAGATAATAAAGCTCCATTCTCACCTAAGTATGTTTGAAATCCGTTTGGCAACTTCTCCACAAAACCAAGTATTCCCAGTTTTTTTGTTATATCTAAGATATGTTGGATATCTGGAAAATCTTCACCAATAGCAATGTTTTCAATTACATTTCCTGAAAACAAATCTATCTGCTGTGGCACCACTGATACTAAATTCCTAAGCGAATAATTAGATATGTAGTTTATATCATAATCTCCAATGAGTATTTTACCCGTTTTGAGAGGATACAAATTTTGAATTAAAGAAGCTAAAGTAGTTTTACCACTACCGCTTTCTCCAACGAGTGCCGTCGTTTTACCTTTTTCAATAACGCAGTTAAAACCAGTAAAAACATCAGTTCTGCTTCCGTAGCTGAAGAACACCTCCTTAAATTGTATGTTCCCAATATTTTCAGTTTTAAGGTCTATTTTTTCGGTATTCTCTTCCCGTTCCAAATCCATGATTTGAAAAAGGCGGTCGGCAGCTATTAAAGCATTTTGGATGGTTTTATTCATCCCTATTAATTGTGAAACAGGACCGGTAAAATATCCTATTAATGCATAAAAAGATAATAACTCACCAGGCGTTATCGTTCTGTCAATAACATATCCCGATCCTGCCCAAAGCAATACAATAGTAAAGACTCTTGATAAAAATTCAGAAGAGTTACCGGAAAAAAACGCATTCATTGCAGAGATATAAATAGTCTTTAAAAGCTTGCTAAATGCATTATCAGTCTTATTATTGGCAAATGTCTCTATCCCAAACTGTTTAATGGTTTTTACAGATGTTATTGATTCTACCAAATGAGATTCTAACTCTGCGCTTTCTTCCATTAATTTTCTTTCTACTTTTTTATTCAATTTATTGGTAATCAAGTATACAAAAAAATAGAATGGAATTACCAATGCTGTAATAAGTGCCAACTTCCAATAATAGCTAAACATTAAAGCAAATGATAGAATAATAATGAAAATGTTTACAAAAATCTGTATGGAAACATCATTAATAAAAGTCCTTATTTTAACAGCATCATTTACTCTCGATATGATTTCCCCCACTTTCATTGTATCAAAAAAACGCTGAGGAAGTTTTAATAAATGCTTATAATATCCTAAAATGAGGTGCTTATCCATTTTTTGACCCGTCTGCAATACCAGAACAGATTTCATAGTCCCTATAAAAATCTGAAATAACAAAATAACTATCATTCCTACTGAGAGTAGATTCAAAAGTCTCTTGTTACCATCTATCAAGACATAATCTGTAATTTTCTCAATATAAATAGAGGTGGAAAGTCCTAAAATAGTATACACAAGCGCACCCAATAATGCCTGAATTAAGATACTTTTGTGGGGCTGTACTAAGTTCCAAAATCTTTTATAAATGCTTGTTTTTTCATCTTTCTGCTCAAAGTACTCATTAGGCTCCAATAGAATAAGAACTCCTGTCCAAGTTTTAGAAAAATCATCAATAGAATATTCTTCTATTTTTCCAAAAGCAGGATCCATCACTTCTATTTTTCCCTTGGAAGCTTTGTAAATAACTACATAATGATGGTATTGTTCTTTGGTAATAATGTGCGCAATAGCAGGAAGCGGAATTTCTGGCAAAGCATCTGCACCGCCTTTTACCCCCTTAGCATTGAATCCCATTTTCTCCAAGCCTTGCACCATTCCCAATACGTTTGTTCCTCGTGTGTCGGTATGACTTAACTGGCGGATTTTTGCAATCGGCATTTTTAGCCCATAATGCGCAGAAACAGAAGCCAAGCAAGCAGCACCACAATCTTTCAGATCGTGTTGTTTTATTAATAAATCTTTCTTCATTATTTTAGTTTTGGATTAAACCAATCATCTACTCTGTCAAATAATAGTTGCCATAATGTGCGGTCTATTAAATGAAAGCGAGCCGTAAAACTCATTCCTTTTCCAATATTCCCTTTATACCCACTTTTTAGCTGTAGATAATTTCTATCCATTATACAAAGAACTCTAAAAGATGCTTCCCCAGTTTGTTCATTAATTTTTATATTCTGCTCAATTTCTTGCACTTTTCCTTTTAGTAATCCCCATTGATTGTAATTATAAGTATCAATCTGGAATTTGACTTTTTGTCCTGAATGAATAAATCCTATATCTTTTGGAGAAACCAGACATTCCGCAATGAGTGACTGCTCAGGTGAAATTTGTCCTATGGGAGTTCCTTGTACCAAAAAATTTCCTTTCTGGATTCCTGAAAAATTAATCAGCCTTCCTGAAACCGGAGCCGTTATAATGTAATTTTTTTGTTCTTGATCGATACGCTGTATTTCTGACCCTAAAGAACGTATTTGTCTTTCAACCTCTCTTTTTTGTGTTTGCCACTGAGCAATCTGTTGTTCTCTTATACCGGAAATTTGTTTTTTTAAACCTTGATAATCATAATAGTATTTATCGTATTCTGCTTTAGGAATTACACCTTGATTATAAAGAGTTGAAGTTCTTTCAAAGTCTTTCTGTGCCAATGATAATTGTGTTTGTATCTGTGCGATTTTTTCGTGCATCGCTGATAGCTCTCTCTGAAATTGCCCGGTTTGCAGTCCTGAAATTTGTCCTCTCGTCAATTTATTTAAATCTTGTAGCTGTGCTGAATAATCTGAACTTTGACTGTTTTGAAGATTTTTTTGAGTATCAAGTTGCTCTGCGGTAATTATTAGAAGAGTATCACCCTGTTTTATTTGCTGATTATTTTTATCAAGTTTACTAAATATTATTTTTCCTGAAACAACAGAAGAGATTTGTGTATTCTCGTGTACTGAACGTACAATGCCTCGTGAAGAGGAAGAAATGGGAATGTAAATAAAAGGTAATGAAGCTAAAACTGCAACGATAAAGAAGAGAATGCAGATATATATTGTATTTTTCATTTGTTTTTTAGTTTCCAATAAACAAAAATTAAGATTAATGAAGTAGTAAATTGTCTAAAAAGCTTTTG
It contains:
- a CDS encoding isopenicillin N synthase family dioxygenase, which encodes MDKIPSVDLRDFLSGDPERKQKFVNEIGKAYEEIGFVALKGHFLDDQLVDDLYEEVKNFFELPTETKQKYEIPGIGGQRGYVGFGKETAKGFKKGDLKEFWHFGQYVSDDSKYKSQYPDNVTVDELPKFNEVGKEAYQMLEKTGKYVLRALALYLGLDEFYFDDKIAEGNSILRPIHYPPITQEPDDAVRAAAHGDINLITLLMGSQGKGLQVQNHKGEWIDAIAETEELMINVGDMLSRHTNNKLKSTIHRVVNPPRELWGTSRYSIPFFMHPVSEMSLNALENCVDENHPKLYEDTTAGEFLHERLIELGLIKK
- a CDS encoding HlyD family secretion protein, producing the protein METKKDILDNIELRSESVQDILTEPPHWMFRWGNTIILIILLMILAMSYIIKYPEFVPAPIIVTSQNPPEKIEARSSSKIEKIFIKDHQKVKKGEVMLVLQSTANYQDVLKLKKIVDSIASDQLLSFPVNDVSHYKLGELQSDYNSFAKAFQDENLFTRLQPYAPENLAANQSLSESRSRIIALKQQRNLEAAKTELTLKNYKRSQELFNQGVIAAVELEGEKLKYLQAQQNLENISISLSQMQESISNLNKTKSGTAINTEKDKITYSSQTLQLFEQLRKSLKQWEQTYLIISSTNGMASFQQFYGENQFVKAGDPIISILPDHTEQLVGRMSVPTANSGKIITGQKVLIKLDNYRFQEYGIIEGKVQNISLIPDDKGNYYVDVVLPKGLKTSYNKTLKFDKELRGNAEIVTQDLRLIERFFYQIRKLLGYQS
- a CDS encoding peptidase domain-containing ABC transporter, which encodes MKKKFPFYLQPDSKDCGPTCLRIVSKYYGKSISLQQIRNLSETTREGSSLLGLSDAAEDLGFRSLGVQIDFNTLAEEVPFPCIVHWNKNHFVVIYKIDKNNIVYISDPSYGLITYTREEFIKRWIGENASENTEEGIVLILETTPAFFQTEFDDHESKASFSFLSKYLLKYKSLIVQLAVGLLAGSLLSLILPFLTQSIVDVGIQNQDLNFIYLVLLAQVMLFLGRMGIEVIRSWILLHLSTRINISIISDFFIKLMKLPISFFDTRMTGDIMQRINDHHRIEQLLTNSSLNTLFSLVNLIIFSIVLLFYDYRLFVVYLVGAILYIGWITFFLGKRKELDYKRFSQVSQEQSKVIELINGMQEIKMHNAEKQKRWDWEFLQVKLFKLRIKSLSLEQWQSVGGNFINQMKDILVSFLSAKLVLEGNLTLGMMLSVQYIIGQLNSPLLQLIDFIKQTQDAKISLERLGEIHDKEDEESKDEQYATEIPEKDIEISNMSFRYIGSDVPVFENLSLNIPYQKTTAIVGASGSGKTTLLKLLMKFYEPNEGEIKIGNTQMKNISPRFWRDQCGVVMQEGYVFNDTIANNIAVGEDYVDKTKLRKAVEIANIKEFIEGLPLSYNTKIGNEGLGVSGGQKQRLFIARAVYKSPEYIFFDEATSALDANNEKVIMENLEQFFEGKTAIVIAHRLSTVKHADKIIVLDKGKVVEEGNHAELVSLKGEYYRLVKNQLELGN
- a CDS encoding peptidase domain-containing ABC transporter, coding for MKKDLLIKQHDLKDCGAACLASVSAHYGLKMPIAKIRQLSHTDTRGTNVLGMVQGLEKMGFNAKGVKGGADALPEIPLPAIAHIITKEQYHHYVVIYKASKGKIEVMDPAFGKIEEYSIDDFSKTWTGVLILLEPNEYFEQKDEKTSIYKRFWNLVQPHKSILIQALLGALVYTILGLSTSIYIEKITDYVLIDGNKRLLNLLSVGMIVILLFQIFIGTMKSVLVLQTGQKMDKHLILGYYKHLLKLPQRFFDTMKVGEIISRVNDAVKIRTFINDVSIQIFVNIFIIILSFALMFSYYWKLALITALVIPFYFFVYLITNKLNKKVERKLMEESAELESHLVESITSVKTIKQFGIETFANNKTDNAFSKLLKTIYISAMNAFFSGNSSEFLSRVFTIVLLWAGSGYVIDRTITPGELLSFYALIGYFTGPVSQLIGMNKTIQNALIAADRLFQIMDLEREENTEKIDLKTENIGNIQFKEVFFSYGSRTDVFTGFNCVIEKGKTTALVGESGSGKTTLASLIQNLYPLKTGKILIGDYDINYISNYSLRNLVSVVPQQIDLFSGNVIENIAIGEDFPDIQHILDITKKLGILGFVEKLPNGFQTYLGENGALLSGGQKQRIAIARALYKNPEILILDEATSSLDTESEQVIQNTLQEFRNQGKTMIVIAHRLSTIANADTILVMKEGQIIEQGSHNDLISKDSAYKSMWEKQGTNFN
- a CDS encoding HlyD family secretion protein — translated: METKKQMKNTIYICILFFIVAVLASLPFIYIPISSSSRGIVRSVHENTQISSVVSGKIIFSKLDKNNQQIKQGDTLLIITAEQLDTQKNLQNSQSSDYSAQLQDLNKLTRGQISGLQTGQFQRELSAMHEKIAQIQTQLSLAQKDFERTSTLYNQGVIPKAEYDKYYYDYQGLKKQISGIREQQIAQWQTQKREVERQIRSLGSEIQRIDQEQKNYIITAPVSGRLINFSGIQKGNFLVQGTPIGQISPEQSLIAECLVSPKDIGFIHSGQKVKFQIDTYNYNQWGLLKGKVQEIEQNIKINEQTGEASFRVLCIMDRNYLQLKSGYKGNIGKGMSFTARFHLIDRTLWQLLFDRVDDWFNPKLK